GGAGAAgcataaaaaaagggaaaggagaagaaatgCAGACATCATAACCATCATTGCCCTAAGCCCACACCACCTGActtaaatatcaaacaattccCTCTTTTACCTCCTTTTTCCACTCCCTCCTTCCACCTTTTCCCTCCTCTTGCTTCTACCTTCCTAcgcccctctctctctctctaaagaGACCTCTTGTTCtacaaaatatgattatatattgAAGGGTGCAAAATCCTCTCCTTTCCAACAAGACAATTGATGCTTCTCTGTTTATGATACCTCAGCTagcttctctttcattttctctcaaagGGAAAAGCAGGATTTGATTGGAGAGCCTCattaaagaaaaagtgaagaagaagaagaagaagaataagaagaaaagaagaagaagaaggaagctTGGGGATTTAGAGGCATGGGTAGAAGGGTTGTTCATTACTTTCTATTCCTTCTATTGGGTCTTCTCATCTGCTCAGGTGACTTGCTTTCTCTTGGTTGGAGTTGTTTTTTTTCCATGTCTTCGTAAATTTTGTTCTTAATATACTTCTTATTCCCTTATCATTAAGATGTAAATCTGTTCATCCTCAATGGaatttcctctttcatttttcttttactgtTTTTATTTGCATTTGGGTGGATTGACATTTCCAATGGAACTGCTTATTTTTTTGGCCTTTtagtttgaatttgaatatttttgctGCTTTCCATTCTGGTGTTTGAATTTGATCGCTTTTCCTTGCTAGTACTGTAGTTGTTTGTTTCTAAATCATTGTGTGTATCTGtgtctttttttcttcaaatggAATCTGTTTTCCGATGAGGATATATTCTAAAAATCTAAGTACTAAATTCAAATTTGCAATAATGGTTCTtgttcaatttcaaattttcccaCAAATTTCAAGACTATAATTCTCCGAATGTCTcatgatttcaaaaaattcaattcaGATTTTGCCTCTTTTTCCACCATTTGATTGAAACAGAATGGACAAAAGAAAGCTTGATTGAAAGGCTtactttgattttgatttgaagttcagGTTCTACAGAGAGAGGAGAAATGGGGCAAAAGAAAGAAGGATATGGTACTGAAAAACACCTACACTCATCTTCTTCAATTTCCATCACCCAAAAGGACATCACCACCCCAATAACGACCGTTCCAACTGTGAACCCCACCACACCCTCTTCAACAACTCCTGCTGTGAATCCAGATTCGACCCCAGTCTCAAATCCAGCCACAAATACCACCCCAACATCTTCAGGCGCCAGCTGGTGTGTTGCTAGCCAAACTTCATCACAAACAGCACTGCAGGTTGCTTTAGACTATGCTTGTGGCTATGGTGGTGCTGACTGCTCTGCTATTCAGCCTGCAGGCAGTTGTTACAACCCCAACACCCTCCGTGATCATGCTTCTTTTGCATTCAATGACTATTACCAGAAGAACCCAGTTCCAACTAGCTGTAATTTTGGAGGAACTGCTGTTGTCACAAGCACCGACCCCAGTAAGCATCACGCCTTCAAGATTCCAAGAGTACTGAATTTCTGGAATTTTAACTTCAGTTCATCCAAGTGATATTCCAAAACTAATTGGCTTcatcttgtttttgtttttccaggTTCTGGGACATGCCAGTACCCTTCAACTAGGTGAGCATTTTTTACTTTATCTCCagctttcaatttttctttcctttgcttATTTGTAGTTATAGGAAGACTCATTAGTACATATATGGAGTTGCAGCACGAGTTCATCGGTTTTAAACACGACAAATTCAAATGGGGCAACAGTCTTTGGCTCACAGCCTTCCAGCCCCTCTAGCTCAGCAGTTGCCATACCTGGTAGCCTCCAACAGTTTTTGGCCTTAGCATGTATCAAGGTGCTGTTGCTGCCCAGAGATCAGTACTAAATGAGATGGAAATAAAGGGGAGTTACTCCTAATCTTCACAATTCAGTGGCAATTCATTCAGTTGCCCTCAATTCAGGTTTTTTTTCTACAGCCAACAAGTATATATAGAAAAGGGAAATGCTGATCGACTAGGAAACATAAACAAGGGATCAATGCCTTGGTTTCAAATGAGGTTTTTTTAATACCCGAGTTGTAAATGAGTGCTAAGCAATGGAGAGACATCTTGTAGGGGGAAGGAGGAGAAACCTGCAGATGTGGTTTCCTTAATTGCTAGCAGAAACCATTGGCAGTAGTTCTTTGTAGTGTAGGgaataatcatttttttggaGCAAGTTTTGCTTTGATTTTTGGAGGTGTTGCTATAAATGATTGAAGTAAGAATTTTGGTTGGGAAATTGTTGGTCTTATATTCTTCTAAGGCAGTTCTTTATTCCATAAGTGCCAAATGCAACAGAATTGGATTTGGCCACGTGAGATATTGTCCCATGCGAGAAATAGTCTCCTGAGAATacgttttttttgttaaaaattcacTCACTATTTCAATCTCCTGTTTGAGTAGACATCGTCTCCTTAGTTTTATGCTAATATTTATCAACTTCAGTGGAacgaaaatattataaataaatcaagtaattttatgtaataattgaatataatgttttaaaaattggtatgttcattaaataaaaaaaatatcggttTATAGCTCATTGATCCAACCGACGGTTGAATCACAATTGAATCagtaataattatatatatattgagttaCTTTGGGGGTATGACAAGTAGTGCGTGGAGTGGCCCATAAACTATAC
The window above is part of the Vitis riparia cultivar Riparia Gloire de Montpellier isolate 1030 chromosome 12, EGFV_Vit.rip_1.0, whole genome shotgun sequence genome. Proteins encoded here:
- the LOC117926976 gene encoding PLASMODESMATA CALLOSE-BINDING PROTEIN 2-like isoform X1; the protein is MGRRVVHYFLFLLLGLLICSGSTERGEMGQKKEGYGTEKHLHSSSSISITQKDITTPITTVPTVNPTTPSSTTPAVNPDSTPVSNPATNTTPTSSGASWCVASQTSSQTALQVALDYACGYGGADCSAIQPAGSCYNPNTLRDHASFAFNDYYQKNPVPTSCNFGGTAVVTSTDPSSGTCQYPSTSTSSSVLNTTNSNGATVFGSQPSSPSSSAVAIPGSLQQFLALACIKVLLLPRDQY
- the LOC117926976 gene encoding major pollen allergen Ole e 10-like isoform X2 — its product is MGQKKEGYGTEKHLHSSSSISITQKDITTPITTVPTVNPTTPSSTTPAVNPDSTPVSNPATNTTPTSSGASWCVASQTSSQTALQVALDYACGYGGADCSAIQPAGSCYNPNTLRDHASFAFNDYYQKNPVPTSCNFGGTAVVTSTDPSSGTCQYPSTSTSSSVLNTTNSNGATVFGSQPSSPSSSAVAIPGSLQQFLALACIKVLLLPRDQY